The following coding sequences lie in one Eleginops maclovinus isolate JMC-PN-2008 ecotype Puerto Natales chromosome 21, JC_Emac_rtc_rv5, whole genome shotgun sequence genomic window:
- the zgc:101569 gene encoding enoyl-CoA hydratase EchA19, with translation MALKRFSSLTPMFGASFRCKTFGQAIKTSLLSVKSYSTAAGGEDSETVAGQSVVTERRGAVVSVAINRPEVRNAVNQETARRLLEELEAFDRDPELNVAVLHGKGGNFCAGYDLKELANHTASLKLEQDVTKGPGPMGPSRLQLSKPLIAAVSGFAVAGGLELALLADLRVVEESAVMGVFCRRFGVPLIDGGTVRLPRLIGLSRALDLILTGRPIGAQEALAYGLANRVVPDGQALQAALQLAEQISCFPQQCLRADRSSAVFSCYDAPSFTQAMQYEMDHGIPVVQSEAVSGAARFTTGTGRGGKFS, from the exons ATGGCGCTAAAACGTTTTTCCTCGTTGACACCAATGTTTGGGGCTTCGTTTCGCTGTAAAACATTTGGACAGGCGATAAAAACGAGTTTGTTGTCAGTAAAATCCTACAGCACTGCAGCGGGAGGTGAAGACTCCGAAACAG TTGCGGGACAGAGCGTGGTCACAGAGCGCAGAGGGGCTGTGGTTTCCGTGGCAATAAACCGTCCCGAGGTGCGTAATGCGGTGAACCAGGAGACGGCGAGGCGTCTGCTGGAAGAGCTGGAGGCCTTCGACCGTGATCCAGAGTTAAACGTGGCTGTCCTGCATGGGAAAG GAGGGAATTTCTGCGCTGGTTATGATCTGAAAGAGCTGGCCAATCACACAGCCTCCCTCAAATTGGAGCAAGATGTCACCAAGGGTCCCGGTCCGATG GGTCCGAGCCGTCTGCAGCTGTCGAAGCCGCTGATAGCAGCCGTCAGTGGCTTCGCTGTGGCTGGAGGGCTGGAGCTGGCTCTGCTGGCAGACCTGAGGGTGGTGGAGGAGAGCGCCGTCATGGGGGTGTTCTGTCGCAGGTTTG GTGTTCCCCTGATTGATGGAGGCACAGTGCGGCTCCCGCGTCTCATTGGACTGTCTCGAGCCCTCGACTTGATTCTGACTGGGCGACCAATCGGAGCGCAGGAGGCTCTCGCCTATGGACTGGCTAACAGAGTTGTTCCTGATGGCCAAG CTTTGCAGGCAGCGCTGCAGTTAGCCGAGCAGATCAGCTGCTTCCCTCAGCAGTGTCTGCGGGCCGACCGCTCCTCAGCCGTGTTCAGCTGCTACGACGCTCCCTCCTTCACTCAG GCCATGCAGTACGAGATGGACCATGGAATTCCTGTCGTCCAATCAGAAGCCGTCAGCGGGGCAGCCAGGTTCACGACAGGAactggaagaggaggaaaattCTCCTAG